The genomic interval TCTGCTTGGCAAACAAATGGTTTTAAATTTACTGTTAACTTGTGACACATTTTCTTCTGTACCTAACTGTGATTTCACAAAGCATATCGATGGAGCACAAGAAATGAAGTTCTCCAACGATAAACGAACAAACTTAGGGAAACCAGAAGGGTAATTTATTACCTTTTTCTTTACATTCAGCTCTAATTTTTTCTTACTTTCAGCACATAAAAATGCAGGTTCAATTGGAATAATATTTAAATCAAAATCAGGCTGTGGCTTCAGCTGAGAAACAATCAGTTTTGGAGCATGTGGAATGAATTCTTGTTGAGATCCAAGAATATGCAATGGAACATTCCAGTTGTGTTCTAGTGTTTTTTGTTTAGTGTGCCACTCTAAAAGAAACCTGGGGTGATTTGAAACAAAATATGATTTTAGAGCTCTAGGTACTGCTATTTTAGTAATAATTATCTTGATGGATGGCAGAATGCATTGCTCCTGAGAAATCATCAATTTTAATGATTCTTCATGTAAGTTTTCAAGTCCCTGTAGTTGTAAAATCTGTTTATGCTTTAAGTTCAGTTCCAGTCGATCAACAGCATCCTGTTCAATAACAGGTATATACAATGATCTTGACTTTGTCAATTCTTTGCCAGGATCAATTAACTTTGGCAATGTGTTTGTGGAAATAGAAGAAAAAGCTGTTACACAGAATTTAGGCACTATATCTGGCAAACGATACAACATGTTGATATTATGACACTGCTTCTTTGAACATGATTTCATCTTATCCTTACATTTTGGAGAAACAGTGATAGCAGACATTGATTGCTTTTGTGGCTGTATTATAATACCTGTCCTTTGAAGGTCTGCTGGTATAAAATGGCTGACAGATAACTGAGTGGACTTGGGAAGACCCAGTTTGCAATTTTTATTGCTTTTCTTGATATGCAGTTCTTGTATTTCCAGGTGCCCATCAGGCAGAAAGACCGGCTCTGCTGGAACATGGACTATGGCAAGACCAAGCCGGATTTTCAGCTGAAATTCAATTAAGTTTGGTGCTGTTGGTATAAATGTTTCTTGTGATATTTGAATAGGAACTGGATAGTCCCAGTTGTGTTGAAGCTTCTTCCATATAATGTGCCATTCTAGTCTCTGTTTTATTTCACTGTCAATGAAAGTTATTTCTCTAACCACATGTTCTATTTGAGCTCCACTTGCTGGAGGGTCAGGTGGTGACTTAGGAATCATCAACATGATTGATTCTTCAAAGGGTGTTGTTATTCCCCAGAAATAGGTAATAACTTTGTGCTTTAAGTTCAGTTCTAATCGATCAATAGTATCCTCTTCAATCATCAATTGCTTCATATCCAGTTCTAGTACTTCCTGCTGTCTCTCTTTACCTTCTGGCTGAAGTTTAGCAGAAAGACCCTTCTCCACCATGTTGCCAGTTTTCAGGGCTCCACTACTTCCTTGATTTGGTTTTGATGACAGCTTTGCATTTTTTGGCTGTAAACATGTACTCATAGGGACATGAGCAGGACGGCAGAGAGATAGCTCATTTCTTTCCAACATTTCtgactgcagagaaaatgaagccataaaattattatttgaatgctgaacagttttgagcaaccatttgtaatttatatttctCTTTCTTGTATTCATTGTTTTTTTATATTAGAGCTAAGGAAACACAATACAGGTAAAACAAAAGCGGGCTGTACTTTCAACTACAATGGAATTAGCTTTGGAACAACTTTGCAACCGCAGTGCCCATAAAAAGTATTCGATCCCCACAccacctttggaagttttcatgttttattgttttaacagcattgaattgcagtggatttaatttggcttttttgacactgatcaatagaaaaagactctttcatgtcaaagtgaaaacagatctctacaaagtgatctaaattaattacaaataaaaaataattgtttgcataaatatttcccctgtaATATGACATGCCAAATTATCACTattgcagccaattggttttagaagttagttaaatggagatcaactgtgtgcagtcaagatgtttcaatagattgtagtgaaaatacacttgtatctggaaggtctaactgctggtgagtcagtatcctggcaaaaactacaccatgagaCAAAGAACACTCCAAGAAGCACTGCAAAgaggttattgaaaagtacaaatcaggagatgggtacaagaaaatttccaaatcactgaatatcccttggagaacagttaagtcaatcatcaagaaatgggaagaatatggcacagctgtaaatctgcctagagcaagcCATCCTcataaactgagtgactgtgaaaGAAGGGACTAGTGAGGTGGGCCACCAAGAGACCCTtggacaactctggaggagctacaagcttcagtggctgagatgggaaagaCTGTGCAGATATCAACTGTTGTCCAGGTACTTCACCAATCACAACTTTATgggagagtagcaaagagaaagccactgttgaaaaaaaactcacatgtaaccttggctagagtttgtcagaaggcatgtggaagactctgaagtcaactggaagaagattctatggtctgatgaaatcaaaattgagcaTTTTGGCCATGAGactaagccaaacactgcacatcatcaaaaatacacCACCCTACGGTGAAATATGGTGCTGGCTACACCATGcggtggggatgcttcactgtagcaggccctggaaggcttgtgaaggtagagggtaaaatgaatgtagcaaaatacagggaaatcctggaagaaaacctgatgcagtctgcaagagaactgggacttgggagaagatttgttttccagcaaggcaatgaccccaagcataaagccaaagctataagagaaatggcttaaaaacaacaaagttagtgttgtggagtggccaagtcagagtccagacctcaattcaaTTGTGAATTTGTGGGTGGACTTGAAAACATGTAATCTGACAGATTTTAAGCAGTTTagtaaagaatggggaaaaaatgcagtgtccagatatgcaaagctgatagagacctatccacacagactcaaggtagtaattgctgccaaagatgcatctactaaatgctgacgtgaaggggtgagtaattatgtaatcaattattctGTGTTTAAAAATTGTAATAACTTTAAACCAATTTTTAGaacaatttggaacaatttgtaGAATTTTAACAAAGTCTTTTCTTTTGAacagtgtcaaaaaagctaaattaaatccactgtgattcaacgtcgtaaaacaataaaacatgaaatcttccAAGGAAGGTGAATATTTTTCATAAACACTCATTCTGGAATCTATGTCCTCCAGTGTTCTATAATTGTTTTTTTACAGTTATAGTTAGTAACATCTCAGAATGTTAAAACTGAGTTTTATATAACTACATCCAGGTGGTCTAGACTTTAACCTCCAGAAATCTGTATACTTTCTTCCAACCTACAAAAAAAATACCATTGTTACTATCTTCAGTTAGCATCACATCAATGTAGTCATTGCCCTTTTATTTCCTCAGGCTTCTGGTTTGCTCTTTGCTTTGGAGACTTGCATTACCCATAGAAGGCACCCAAAACACCACAGAGATAACACCACAGCATTCAAAGATCCaaaacacatttattatcaaataatctATAAATAGTACACAGTGAAATTTGTCTGTTTactggcagccacaaagcaagaaacccaaacaATCCAATTAGAAATGACTAAAAGCCACtgcacaaagaaaaaaaatacatcatgcaaacaataaaagcaagccaaCAGCACTCATTTAAAGACTTCCAAATTCAGTGGAATGATAAGCAAACTTCAATGTCCTCTCTCACAACTTAAAAGAAGAAGAATAGTCCTTAACTCAGCAGTGGAGTTATTGGGGCACTGTCATGACAGTGTTTCCgcagcaagctattcttgtttttacaaagcccagttgctagctcgacgctcaacctgacttggattcgaactcaggaaccttcgctTCAGGGTCTGGCACCAAGCGGGACTCTCACAAGTTAAAACCCTATCTTATCCAATCTGTCCTCATAGCTACAAGTTTCCAAGCAAAGACGGCCTAATTGTCCTCTTGTGACCATCAATTGTGCATTACCACCTTGGCAGTAGCAAGGTGACCAAAAGTGCACATGATCCTCAGCGATATGAAATATAGCTCCAGCATAACATCCCTGCTTAGTTCATCTTCTACCATGGTTAAAAGGCTCACAGTTACTTTGCTCACTATCCATAATTGTTGACAGAGCTCTCAAACATAGAAAATAACAAAATACTATaatgttgaaaatctgaaatgaaaacaaaatgctggaaatattcagctgcATGGTAAGAGAAAGAGTTAATGATTCAtgtctgagatccttcatctcACAAAGGGTCTTGAAGCTGAAACATTGTCTATTTCTCATTTATGTATTCATAACTGACTACTCTCTCCACCAAACATTAAACTTCTCCTGCATTTCTCTGGACAATGGCAGGAGATGCCACATGTGCCTATTTTACTCTTCATTTTTCACCGAGCCAGTCCTCCATGGTGATGCAGTCATTCAGCTTCATTTAGAAACCAGAAGAGTACAATAaaaggcaacagaatttaatgcgtactttagatctgtcttcaccagggaggacacaagcaatctcccagatgtatggatgggccagggtcataagatatcagaggaattgagacagattgacattaggaaagaaactgtgatgagtagactggtgggactgaaggctaataaatacccgggtccagatggtctgcatccgagggttctaaaagaggtggctcgggaaattgcggatgcattggtaatcattttccaatgttccttagattcaggatcagttcctgaagattggagagtggctaatgttatcccacttttcaagaagggagggaaggagaaaacgaaGAACTatcgtcagtcgtggggaagatgcttgagtccattattaaggatgaaatagtggcacatcttgatggcagaaataggattaggccgagccagcatggatttaccaagggcaaatcatgcttgactgatctgttggagttttttgagggtgtaacaaggatgttagacgagggtaagccagtggatgttgtgtacctaaattttcagaaggcattcaataaggtgccacataggagattggtgagtaaaatcagagctcatggcattgggggcagggtttcaacatggatagaaaactggttggcagatagaaagcaaagggtagcagtgaatgggtgtttctcggactggctggaggtgactagtggggtaccacagggctctgtattgggaccacagctctttacgatttatgtcaacgatttagatgagggcattgaaaactatatcagcaagtttgctgacgatactaaactgggtggcagtgtgacatgcgaagaggacgttaggaaaatacagggagacttggataggctgggtgagtgggcagatacttggcagatgtcattcaatgtgaataaatgtgaagttatccactttggaagcaggaacaagagggcagagtattgtctgaacagtgtagagttaggtaagggagaaatgcaaagagacctaggagtcctagttcaccagtcaatgaaggtgaatgtgcaagtgcaacaggcagtgaagagggcaaatggaatgttggcctttgttacaaggggaattgagtacaagagcaaggatgtccttttgcatttgtacagggccctggtgagaccacagctagaatattgtgtacagttttggtctccaggtttaaggaaggacatactggcaattgaggaagtgcagcgtagattcacttggttgattcctgggatggcagggctgtcttacgcagagagattggagagattgggcttgtacacgctggaattgaggagattgagaggggatctgattgaaacatttaagataattaaaggatttgataggattgaggcaggaaatatgttccagatgttgggagagtccagtaccagagggcatggattgagaataagaggtcagttatttaaaacagagttgaggaagagcttcttctcccagagagttgtggaggtgtggaatgcactgcctcggaagacgatggaggccagttctctggatgctttcaagaaggagctagatagatatctgatggataggggaatcaagggatatggagacaaggcagggactgggtattgatagtgaatgatcaccCATGATCtaagaatggcggtgcagactcgaggggccgaatggtctacttctgcacctattgtctattgtctattgtctaatacaggccctttggcccaaaatgctgtGCCATGCACTTCTGCCAGTTTTCTATTTATTCAGTGCTCAGAATGTAGTTTCTTCTACATGAGAGAAACCTAACACCACACTCGATAGCAAAAGATAGCCTGTTATTTGAATTCACCATGCCACTCCTACTCTGACTACCAGTTTTTAGCTTACAATTCTGCTCCAACCCAAGTCTAACTTTCTGTCCCTTGGGAGTCAATACTAAATTCTGATATCAGACTATAAGACATTGaaactgaattaggccattcagcccatcgtctgctccatcatggctgatttattatccctctcaactcgattctcctgccttctcaccataacatttgatggcctgactcatcaagaacctTATAGGTACACAATGACTGCCTCCAGAGGCTTCTGTGGCAACGTATTCCACAGGTTCaatagaaacagaatcaggttaaatatcaccggcatatgttgtgaagtttattgttttgcagctgcaCTACATAATAATAAAGAGAACTATAAAGCACACTGATTATAAATAAAAAATAGTACAAAGAGCAGGGAAAAGTACTGAGCTTCATTCTCCATTCATATATCTGGTtttaccatctggctaaagaaattcctccttatctctgatcTAAGTAGACATCCCTCTATTGTAATGTTGTGCCTTTTGGTGCTAGAATccaccactataagaaacatcctctagGACTTTCAgtatttgttaggtttcaatgagacacacccaccacccaaattcttcaaaactccaatcCCAAAGCCAtcaacattaaccctttcattcctggaattgttCTCAtcagcctcctctggaccctctctgatggcagcacatcttttcttagatgaggggctcagaactgctcacaatactgtaaGTTCTGTATGACCAATGCttgatatccttgcttttatattctagtcatctcaaaatgaaagccaacattaaaCTTGCCTTCCCTGCCACAAGTTAGTCTTTAATGAATCTTACATgacaactcccaagtccctttgcacctctgattttgctCCATTTAAAGAATAGTCttcacctttatttcttctaccaaagagaatgaccatacacttccatacattatattccatctgccacttctttacccattctcccaacctgtcccaagtccttctacagattccctgcttccccAACACTACATGTCcctcctatcttcatatcatccgcaaacatggccacaaagctatcaattccatcatctaaatcatcctAATCCTAGCACTAATATGAAAAGAAGTGgcccaacaccaatccctctggaacatcactagtcacagacaTCCAGCCAGTAAAGGTACCCTTATTCCCACCAAtcggccaatcttctatccatgctagtatctttcctctgAAGCACATGAGAAATTGTGACAgattatcaaaagctttctgaaaatccaattaaataacatccactgattttACTTTATCTATCCTGTTGTTATTTactaaataattccaacagatttgtttccCTTAGGAAATCATCATGACTTCAGCGTATTTAATCAAGTACCCtgacacctcatccttaataattgactcccaCATCTTCCcattcactgaggtcagactaagtggccgataatttcctgatttttgcctccctcccttcttaaagagtggagtgactttagagattttccagtcctccagaaccattcccaaTTTAgtgatcttgaaagatcattaccaatggcTCCACTTTCTtttcaactacctctttcagaacactagtcCATCTGCTTTTGCTGATTCAGACCTTAAACCTTtcaaagcaccttctccttagtaatagcaactacattcacttccACCTCTGACACTCAGATTCCTGGCATActtttagtgtcttccacaatgaagactgacacTAAGTAcgcaagttcatctgccatttatttagtGTCAATTTCAAGTGGTCTGATTTGCACTGTCATTTCCCTTTCACTCTTTACACATTTTGGTATCCCCTTTCATATTATTGGTTAGCATAaaacttttctctccttatgactttttagtagctgttagtttttaaaagcttcccaattctctaactacCCACTAACTTTTCCTACACAAGTTGAGTCACCCCATTCCAAAAATGTAAAATTCCAAAACCTCGGACATCCGAAAATTTTTGAGCACTAACATGGCACCACAAATGGAAATTCTACAAGGTGTTGGGAATTCCCAGGTGATATGCaatctgagaagtgacctcacaacAGAATGAACAGAAggcaatgaaaaataaaaataattgcaTAAAGCGGAAAATAAAGATCTCGAACATGTATTGAAATAGGGGAGTGAACATATGCCACTAaacggtatgctgatcatgaaacaagtgaAGATCTATCACAACAAAATGAACGTTGAAGGTAATTTTGAATACACAGCAGGCTGCAAAAATTTAAGAAATTTCTTTAAtttaatttaagaaaaggcacagcaTTAAAATTTTAAAGCGTCTGCTAATTACGAagcaacagaggaattcattgaTTAATTTGCAAGCTCGTcgttgatgaaaatctaacaccagaacacGTCTACAAGGCTGgttgtttttataccttacattaaaaaacatagaaacatagaaaactacagcacaatagaggcccttaAGCCCACAAAGTTCTActgaacatgcccctaccttagaactacctaagctTACTCATAACCATCTATTTCTCTAAGTTCCATgcaaccatccaggagtctcttaaaagaccctattgtttccgcttccaccaccaccactggcagttcattccgtgcactcaccactctctgcatataaaacttacccctgacatcccctctgtacctacttccaagcgccttaaaactatgccctcttgtgctagccgtttcagccccgaggtaaagcctctgactatccacacgatcaatgcctctcattatcttgtacacctctatcaggtcacctctcatcctccattgctccagggagaaaaggccaagttcacaaactagtctcataaggcatactcctcaatccaggcaacatctctgtaaatctcctctgcactcttcctatggtttccacatccttcctgtagtgaggcgaccagaactgtactccaaatggggtctgaccagggtcctagatATCTGTAACATCACCTCTcggttcctaaactcaatcccacaattgatgatacaccttcttaaccacagtcaacctgcacagcagttttgagtgtcatatggactcagaccccaagatccctctgatcctccacacagccaagagtcttaccatgaatactaaattctgccatcaaatttgacctatcaaaatgaatcacctcatacttatctgggttgaactcaatctgccacttctcagcccagttttgcatcctatcagtgtcccgctgtaacctctgacagccctccacacaatccacaacacccctaatctttgtgtcatcagcaaatttactaattcaTTCCTCCACTTGCTCTtcaaagtcatttataaaaatcacaaagagtaggggtcccagaacagatccctgaggtactccaCTGATCACCAGCCTCCATCTACAACCCTCTATGatccctctacaaccactctttgtcttctgtgggcaagccagttctggatccacaaggcaatgcccccttggatcccatgcctccttacatggATCCCatcctcaataagccttacatggggtaccttattaaaacataaaaatatgtaCAATACAAATAGTGTAaagtaaccttttaatcaaacctgaaagcctgccattgtttgttgttgatgttcaacagctgattcaggtattcccCCAATGCTGCTgggttaccctgcacacattatattgtcataatattaatggtatgtaataatttttactgttaatgTGAGATGAAAAAGTTTAGGACAAAGACTACTTACTGGAGTACATAAATGATGgtgatcccaagctatctcattatatattccaaagtaCAAAAAATTCTGAAATACGAAACACGTCCAACCACTAGCATGTCAGATAAGAGGTACTCAGCCTGTATTATATGACCTCCCTATTGCTTTTATGccatctttgacttcccttgttgtgTCAACTTCCCTTTAGAATATATCTTCAactttgggatgtacctatcctgcactttccaaattgctcccagaaactctagccatgGCTGTTTTGCCATGATCCCTGTCAGTAGCCACTGCACAAGTCCCTGCATACACTACACACTGAATCTACTTGTACACCAACAGCCTTATCTTCAATCCTGTATCATCCCAGTCCCTATCCtattgccaaattagtttaaatactCCTAGCAGCTCTAGAAAAAATGCTGCAACAATATTCGTCCCACTCTGGTTCAGCTGTAACCtgacctttttgtacaggtcctacctttgCTAAAGATCAAAaagtctgaaaccctgcccctacaccaattcctcagccacacattcacctgccaaatcatcccatGCCTACCCTCACTggagcatggcacaggcagcaatccagctACTACAACCCTCGAGGTCATGCTTTTCAaatttctacctaactccctgatgcaccatcaataactctgggagactggaagtgaacgataggcttttattagcagcaaaaagggagaacgacatctcggagactgagggaggagcagtgccccaatcacctttatacaggggtctgtgggaggagccacaggagcagtcagcagaggggcgtggccagacaggtatacatcATTTACCACACTCCCCATATTCTTTCTCCAGGACctcctacctatgccattggtaccaatatgtaccatgatctCTGTGTTCCCTTAAGAGTgctgtggacccaatctgagacatccctgatcttGGAACCTGGAACGCAGCATATCATTTACGTTTCACTTTCCCGTCCaaagaatctcctgtctgctccccaaACTATGGAATCTCGTCACTACTGCACTACTCTTCTGAGCCAGACGACCCTGTTGCTGTGGCTTCCCCCACCAGGTCATCCATGCCCCAAGCATCTAAttattgagaagaaggaccacatgGGTACTCTGTACTGACTGCCTGTACATTTTCCCTTTCCTGACACTCTCCTGCAAATTCGTGCTAAATATTGCCCTTATTTCAGATTTCGAGAAACTATAGAGCTGCAGCTTTGTTTATTTGCTACTGTTTTGTTAATCTCCCTTTATTGGCTCCCCTCCTAACAGAATAGCTACCACTATCACTCATTCATAACTATAGAAGAGGATCAAAACTTCCTAATTTTAACATCTGCAGAATATTGTGCTTAGAACTGCCGTGCTTTTTTCAGTTTTCCAGTTCTGATTGAAGTTTATCGACCTGCTTTTCCTTGGCAAGTACCTCCAGAACCCAATGTGATTCTCTGACTAACACACAAAAGTGGTCAGCACAACGGGGACCaggtttcaattcccactgcctgtaagaagttggtTCGTGCTCCCCAGGATTTCCTTCGGGTACACCGGTTTACTCCCActcccaaagacgtaccggttggtaggttaattggtcattgtaaattgtcccgtgatgaggctagggttaaactggggaaattgctgggcagtgtggctcgaggGCCCATTCCACACTTTATTTCAACAAATAaacaaaatgccagagaaactTTACAGGTGAGTCATCATCACTGAAGAGGAATAAAGCGTCAAATTTTCGAATCGCGATCTCGGCCCGAGGATGCTACCTCACCAGctaaattcctccaacatttcgtgTGTGTGATtctagatttccagaatctcttgattgtaaatacacacacacacacacaaaccggagatatatatatatatatatatataaactcaaGTTCTGCACACCAAGGAGAAGACGCGATCCATCCGCCGGCACTTACCTCACCGCACAGCGCCTTCAGTTTCCTCGGTATGACTACCATCAACCGCTTCCTCCTCTGACGAAGGTAGTGAACCAGACATACGAGCGAGGTGAGGCTTACCAAGATCGCAATGCCCAGCTGGGTGCTGCAGAGCGACAGCATTAAAGTGTATTTTCTATCGCCGAAGCTGGGTTTGGCCGGCAGGCAAGCGGATGCCCCACAACGTGTCAGGACGTGGCTTCTGCTGCACCTCACACCTCGCAAAGAGGCTCATGAGCTTGGGGCGACACACAGACAAGAACTTTCCACAGGCAGAATCCAGCCAAGCTTATCGAAAACAAATTTAACAAGTATATTAAAGCAAGCGGCCTTACCGCAAAAACTGAGTAGACATGGATAGGCGTCTCGCTATAATCACAGGTATTGTGGCGTCACGCC from Hypanus sabinus isolate sHypSab1 chromosome 3, sHypSab1.hap1, whole genome shotgun sequence carries:
- the LOC132390918 gene encoding uncharacterized protein LOC132390918, whose amino-acid sequence is MLSLCSTQLGIAILVSLTSLVCLVHYLRQRRKRLMVVIPRKLKALCGESEMLERNELSLCRPAHVPMSTCLQPKNAKLSSKPNQGSSGALKTGNMVEKGLSAKLQPEGKERQQEVLELDMKQLMIEEDTIDRLELNLKHKVITYFWGITTPFEESIMLMIPKSPPDPPASGAQIEHVVREITFIDSEIKQRLEWHIIWKKLQHNWDYPVPIQISQETFIPTAPNLIEFQLKIRLGLAIVHVPAEPVFLPDGHLEIQELHIKKSNKNCKLGLPKSTQLSVSHFIPADLQRTGIIIQPQKQSMSAITVSPKCKDKMKSCSKKQCHNINMLYRLPDIVPKFCIRIYHSCIPSKVLLFLLKLHFLVMKV